The following are from one region of the Moritella sp. 24 genome:
- the nrdD gene encoding anaerobic ribonucleoside-triphosphate reductase, giving the protein MDLFVIKRDGCRVQFNIRCIQDAIFAAAKSVQQESRDYAAEMATKVHQVLIEQDVSSEHAIEIHTIQNTVEDVLMRESNKLIARAYIEYRHQRDIARETQSILTNEIKGLIEQSNESLLNENANKDSKVIPTQRDLLAGIVAKHYAKQHILPRDIVHAHESGDIHYHDLDYAPFFPMFNCMLIDLDGMLTRGFKMGNAEIETPKSITTATAVTAQIIAQVASHIYGGTTINRIDEILAPYVTASFHKNNLLADEWSIPNKAEFARSRTEKECFDAFQSLEYEVNTLHTANGQTPFVTFGFGLGTSWEARLIQQSILKNRIAGLGRNSKTAVFPKLVFAIKDGLNHKSEDANYDIKQLALECSTKRMYPDILNYDQVVKVTGSFKTPMGCRSFLGTYEEAGELIHEGRNNLGVVSLNLPRIAIQAKGDESRFYQLLDERLILCKRALQTRISRLKGVKARVAPILYMEGACGVRLNENDDVLDIFKNGRASISLGYIGLHEAINALFGNSTHPYDSKELQQKAIAMLTYMKENTAQWTEETGYAFSLYATPSENLCSRFAKLDKVTFGDIQDVTDKGYYTNSFHLDVEKQVNPYDKIDFEMPYPPVSNGGFICYGEYPNMQHNIEALEDVWDYSYSRVPYYGTNTPIDECYECGYTGEFECTSKGFTCPKCDNHDVAKVSVTRRVCGYLGSPDARPFNDGKQEEVKRRVKHL; this is encoded by the coding sequence GTGGATTTATTTGTCATTAAACGAGATGGTTGTCGTGTGCAGTTTAACATTCGATGCATACAAGACGCCATATTCGCTGCAGCTAAGTCAGTGCAACAAGAGAGCCGCGATTATGCGGCAGAAATGGCAACTAAGGTTCATCAAGTACTCATCGAACAAGATGTATCTAGCGAACATGCTATTGAGATCCACACGATCCAAAACACCGTTGAAGATGTGTTGATGCGAGAAAGTAACAAGCTGATTGCCCGCGCCTATATCGAATATCGCCACCAGCGTGATATTGCCCGTGAAACTCAAAGTATCTTAACGAATGAAATTAAGGGACTGATCGAGCAGAGTAATGAATCATTACTTAACGAAAATGCGAATAAAGACAGTAAAGTGATCCCAACACAGCGTGATTTACTGGCTGGTATTGTTGCTAAGCATTATGCCAAACAGCATATTTTACCCCGTGATATTGTCCACGCACATGAATCGGGTGATATCCATTATCATGACCTCGATTATGCACCCTTTTTCCCGATGTTTAACTGCATGCTAATCGACCTTGATGGCATGTTAACGCGTGGATTCAAAATGGGTAATGCCGAAATTGAAACACCAAAATCAATTACGACAGCAACGGCAGTAACCGCTCAAATTATTGCACAAGTGGCGAGCCATATTTATGGTGGAACCACGATTAATCGTATTGATGAGATCTTAGCACCTTACGTAACAGCGAGTTTTCATAAAAACAATTTACTCGCAGACGAATGGTCAATCCCAAATAAAGCAGAGTTTGCACGCTCACGCACAGAAAAAGAATGTTTCGATGCCTTCCAATCACTAGAGTATGAAGTAAACACACTGCATACCGCCAACGGTCAAACTCCTTTTGTGACGTTCGGTTTTGGTTTAGGTACCAGTTGGGAAGCACGCTTAATTCAGCAATCAATTCTTAAAAATCGTATTGCTGGTTTAGGTCGAAATAGTAAAACAGCAGTGTTTCCAAAGTTGGTATTTGCAATTAAAGATGGCTTAAACCACAAGTCAGAAGATGCAAACTATGACATTAAACAACTTGCGCTTGAGTGTTCAACTAAACGCATGTATCCAGACATTCTAAATTACGATCAAGTAGTAAAAGTAACTGGATCATTTAAAACACCAATGGGCTGCCGCAGCTTCTTAGGTACTTATGAAGAAGCCGGTGAATTAATTCATGAAGGCCGTAACAACCTCGGTGTTGTCAGTCTTAATTTACCGCGTATCGCCATTCAAGCAAAAGGTGACGAGTCACGTTTCTATCAATTACTTGATGAACGCTTGATTCTGTGTAAACGCGCACTACAAACGCGAATTTCACGTCTAAAAGGTGTAAAAGCACGTGTTGCGCCAATCCTATACATGGAAGGTGCTTGTGGTGTTCGCCTGAATGAAAATGATGACGTATTAGATATTTTCAAAAATGGGCGTGCTTCTATTTCTTTAGGTTATATTGGTTTACACGAAGCAATCAATGCCCTATTTGGTAATAGTACACACCCTTACGACAGTAAAGAGTTACAACAAAAAGCCATTGCAATGCTGACCTATATGAAAGAGAACACTGCACAATGGACAGAAGAAACAGGCTATGCATTTAGCTTATATGCAACACCAAGTGAAAACTTATGTAGTCGCTTTGCGAAATTAGACAAAGTAACCTTTGGTGACATCCAAGATGTGACAGATAAAGGTTACTACACAAATAGCTTCCACCTCGATGTTGAAAAGCAAGTTAACCCATACGATAAAATTGATTTTGAAATGCCTTACCCTCCAGTAAGTAACGGCGGGTTTATCTGTTATGGCGAATACCCGAATATGCAGCATAACATTGAAGCATTGGAAGATGTATGGGACTACAGTTATTCTCGAGTGCCTTATTACGGCACTAATACACCGATTGATGAGTGTTACGAGTGTGGCTATACCGGTGAGTTTGAATGTACCAGTAAAGGTTTCACTTGTCCGAAATGCGATAATCATGATGTGGCCAAAGTATCAGTAACACGTCGAGTGTGTGGTTATTTAGGCAGTCCAGACGCACGTCCTTTCAATGACGGTAAGCAAGAAGAAGTAAAACGTCGGGTTAAACACTTATAA
- a CDS encoding TlpA disulfide reductase family protein encodes MNQSIHHRTSYNSTIHNSIIHHRTSYNSTIHHSRSHNSIRAFFISASILFSVIFSAAVFAESSTKLAPDFSLPGVNNSQVNLADYRGKVVLVDFWASWCTPCIRSFPWMDEMVEKYGEQGFEIIAINMDQEAVLAEKFLQRYPNKLTIAFDPQGVVAEQYEIMGLPNSFILNKQGEIVYKHVGFRLKELDKYEAEILSLLP; translated from the coding sequence ATGAACCAATCTATCCATCACAGAACTAGCTATAACAGTACTATCCATAACAGTATTATCCATCACAGAACTAGCTATAACAGTACTATCCATCATAGTCGTAGCCATAATAGTATTCGCGCATTTTTTATTTCGGCTTCTATTCTTTTTAGCGTTATTTTTTCAGCGGCGGTATTTGCTGAAAGTAGTACAAAACTCGCACCTGACTTTTCATTACCCGGCGTAAATAATAGCCAAGTAAATCTTGCTGATTATCGTGGCAAGGTCGTACTGGTGGATTTCTGGGCATCCTGGTGTACGCCTTGTATTCGTTCTTTCCCGTGGATGGATGAAATGGTTGAAAAATATGGTGAGCAAGGTTTTGAAATTATAGCGATTAATATGGATCAAGAAGCCGTTTTAGCTGAGAAGTTTCTACAGCGTTATCCAAACAAGCTAACCATTGCATTTGATCCGCAAGGTGTTGTTGCTGAACAGTACGAAATAATGGGATTACCAAATTCATTTATACTTAATAAACAAGGTGAGATTGTTTATAAGCATGTCGGCTTTAGATTAAAAGAGCTGGATAAGTATGAAGCAGAAATCTTGTCGTTATTACCTTAA
- a CDS encoding DUF4266 domain-containing protein, whose translation MRRILLLACILNLTACSSLGVKPWERDLLAKPEMQLAENPMEIGFDDHTYFSKEGSSGGGSFAGGGCGCN comes from the coding sequence ATGAGACGGATTTTATTATTAGCCTGCATATTGAATTTAACAGCGTGTTCATCTTTGGGAGTAAAACCTTGGGAACGTGATTTGTTGGCGAAACCTGAAATGCAGCTTGCAGAGAACCCGATGGAAATAGGGTTTGATGACCACACCTATTTTAGTAAAGAAGGTTCGAGTGGCGGTGGTAGTTTTGCTGGTGGAGGTTGTGGATGCAACTAA
- a CDS encoding DUF3570 domain-containing protein, with protein MQLNSKIKNKSKTFTNISLTLAAATCALATPVMAETSDADSWDVDAGLLIYAEDNNQVQAYEGALSITKQIDDERSINVKGVIDVLTGASPNGAVAQNRAQTFTRPSGNGSYTTAAGETPLDDTFRDTRVALSTQYQQQLSRLWLYSGGAYLSKEYDYLALSINSALARDFNNRNTTASVGFAYAYDTIEPEGGIPASGVSVNDPDNRLTDSDTKQTLDLLFGVTQVINRQTLMQFNYSISDVSGYQTDPFKILSVVDTDGWANDYVYESRPDQRTKQSLFWRTKYNLQPSGQVFDVSYRYFWDDWGMASHTIDSKWRIPLAKSHFIEPHIRYYNQQAVDFYQVYLDEGVAIPEYMTADYRLGELQTYTFGLKYGLPIAGNEFSVRLEYYLTQVSGDDSLAKGAGMAGLDLYPDKSAIMLQSFYRF; from the coding sequence ATGCAACTAAATAGCAAAATAAAAAATAAAAGCAAAACCTTTACTAATATTTCACTGACACTTGCTGCGGCTACTTGCGCGCTTGCTACTCCTGTCATGGCTGAAACATCAGATGCTGATAGTTGGGACGTTGATGCTGGGCTATTGATTTATGCAGAAGATAATAACCAAGTACAGGCTTATGAAGGTGCGCTTTCTATCACTAAACAAATTGATGATGAGCGCAGCATTAATGTAAAAGGTGTTATTGATGTGCTGACTGGTGCATCTCCCAACGGTGCTGTTGCACAAAATAGAGCGCAAACATTTACGCGGCCATCAGGTAATGGATCTTACACCACTGCCGCTGGTGAAACCCCACTTGATGATACCTTCCGTGATACTCGCGTTGCACTGAGCACGCAATACCAACAGCAGTTGAGCCGCCTTTGGTTATATTCTGGTGGTGCTTACCTTTCTAAAGAATATGATTATCTTGCCTTGTCGATAAATAGTGCACTGGCGCGTGATTTTAATAATCGCAATACCACTGCATCAGTTGGTTTTGCGTATGCTTACGATACGATTGAACCGGAAGGTGGTATTCCTGCTTCTGGTGTATCGGTTAACGATCCTGATAACCGTTTAACGGATTCTGATACCAAACAAACCCTTGATTTACTTTTTGGTGTTACTCAAGTGATTAACCGTCAAACCTTGATGCAATTCAATTACTCGATAAGTGATGTCAGCGGTTATCAAACAGACCCTTTTAAGATCCTATCGGTAGTTGATACGGATGGTTGGGCTAATGATTATGTTTACGAAAGCCGACCTGACCAGCGTACAAAGCAAAGTTTATTTTGGCGCACTAAATATAACCTGCAACCCTCTGGACAAGTATTCGATGTTAGTTACCGTTATTTTTGGGATGATTGGGGTATGGCCTCGCACACTATCGATAGTAAGTGGCGTATACCGTTAGCGAAAAGTCATTTTATTGAACCGCATATTCGTTATTACAATCAGCAAGCTGTAGATTTTTATCAGGTGTATCTTGATGAAGGGGTGGCAATACCGGAATATATGACGGCTGATTACCGTTTAGGTGAATTGCAGACCTATACTTTTGGTTTGAAATACGGTTTACCGATTGCAGGGAATGAATTTAGTGTTCGACTTGAATATTATCTTACGCAGGTATCGGGTGATGATTCATTAGCGAAAGGTGCTGGCATGGCAGGGTTAGATCTTTATCCCGACAAAAGTGCCATCATGTTACAGAGTTTCTATCGCTTTTAA
- a CDS encoding FAD:protein FMN transferase: MKKNYTLKRQSGYFIGEFTVMASPCQILLDNVDEALADNLTAQAYTEAKRIELKYSRFRDGNIMAQLNNAEGSAISLDEESIRLINLADLCFQLSGGVFDISSGVLGKLWHFKQQTQLPSDVDIQALLPHIGWQKAHWKAPLLTLSKGMQIDLGGIGKEYAVDKVAQLLQNEMGQLQIDSAFLINFGGDIYANKLRSNGEAWQVAIEDPKHLGHSKLMVNLSQGGLASSGDSQRYIEVDGQRYSHILNPKTGYPIVGGPSQVTVYAQNCVQAGMLATIALLQGEFAEDFLKAQDCRYWL; this comes from the coding sequence TTGAAAAAAAACTATACCTTAAAGCGACAATCTGGCTATTTTATCGGTGAGTTTACCGTCATGGCCAGCCCTTGTCAGATCTTATTAGATAACGTAGATGAAGCACTAGCGGATAATCTCACCGCACAAGCATATACAGAAGCAAAACGTATTGAATTAAAGTATAGCCGTTTTCGTGATGGCAATATTATGGCTCAACTCAACAATGCCGAGGGTAGTGCTATATCACTTGATGAAGAAAGCATTCGCCTTATTAATTTAGCTGATTTATGTTTTCAGTTAAGTGGGGGGGTATTTGATATCAGTTCTGGCGTCTTGGGTAAGTTGTGGCATTTTAAACAGCAAACACAACTGCCGAGTGATGTAGATATTCAAGCGTTATTACCGCATATCGGTTGGCAAAAGGCACATTGGAAGGCACCGTTATTAACGTTATCAAAAGGCATGCAAATTGACCTCGGAGGTATAGGTAAAGAATATGCCGTCGATAAGGTTGCGCAGTTACTGCAAAATGAAATGGGGCAGTTGCAAATTGATAGTGCGTTTTTGATTAATTTTGGCGGTGATATTTACGCCAATAAATTACGCAGTAATGGCGAGGCTTGGCAAGTGGCTATTGAAGACCCTAAACATCTTGGTCACAGTAAGTTAATGGTTAATCTCTCTCAAGGTGGTTTGGCTAGTAGTGGTGACAGTCAACGCTATATTGAAGTGGATGGTCAACGTTATAGCCATATTCTCAATCCCAAAACAGGCTACCCGATTGTTGGTGGTCCATCTCAAGTCACCGTTTATGCTCAAAACTGTGTGCAAGCAGGTATGTTGGCAACCATTGCGTTATTACAAGGCGAGTTTGCTGAAGACTTCTTGAAAGCGCAAGATTGCCGATATTGGCTGTAA
- a CDS encoding D-2-hydroxyacid dehydrogenase: METIVFLDRSTIPEHITIPQPDTDCHWQEYATTTPEQVVERLKDASIVITNKVILDAQVLSQCPQLKMIAVAATGTNNIDLDYCRQHNITVSNIQGYATNSVPEHVLAMMFALKRNLVGYHQDIQAGVWQQQKQFCFFSHPISDIAGSTIGIIGKGSLGNAVAILAKALGMKVMFAERKGATQCRDGYTPFETVLQQADVLTLHCPLADQTHNIIGSDEFKLMKRSSVLINAGRGGLVDEEALVNALLTQQIAGAGVDVFTQEPADDSNPLIANAHLPNLILTPHVAWGSDSAIQTLANQLINNIEQFVAGTPQNQV, from the coding sequence ATGGAAACTATTGTCTTTCTCGACCGCTCTACGATCCCAGAACATATTACTATCCCCCAACCTGATACTGACTGCCACTGGCAAGAATATGCGACAACAACGCCAGAACAGGTGGTTGAACGTCTGAAAGATGCCAGCATTGTGATTACTAACAAAGTCATTTTAGATGCGCAGGTATTAAGTCAGTGCCCGCAGTTAAAAATGATCGCGGTTGCGGCGACCGGCACCAATAATATCGATTTGGATTATTGTCGTCAGCACAACATCACCGTCAGTAACATTCAAGGCTATGCCACCAATTCCGTGCCGGAGCATGTATTAGCCATGATGTTTGCACTAAAACGCAACCTAGTCGGCTACCATCAAGATATTCAAGCGGGTGTTTGGCAACAGCAAAAACAGTTCTGTTTCTTTAGCCATCCCATTTCTGATATTGCGGGATCTACGATAGGTATTATTGGCAAAGGTAGCCTAGGAAATGCTGTGGCTATATTAGCAAAAGCACTTGGGATGAAGGTTATGTTTGCAGAACGTAAAGGTGCAACTCAATGTCGTGATGGCTACACTCCATTTGAAACCGTGTTACAGCAAGCAGATGTACTTACGTTACACTGCCCACTTGCAGATCAAACGCACAACATTATCGGCAGTGACGAATTTAAGCTAATGAAAAGGTCGAGCGTGTTAATTAATGCAGGACGTGGTGGTTTAGTTGATGAAGAGGCGTTGGTAAATGCGTTACTTACTCAGCAAATCGCTGGCGCGGGTGTTGATGTATTCACTCAAGAACCTGCTGATGACAGCAACCCACTCATTGCAAATGCGCATTTGCCTAACCTGATCTTAACACCTCATGTTGCTTGGGGGTCTGACTCAGCAATTCAGACATTAGCAAATCAGTTAATTAATAATATTGAGCAATTTGTTGCAGGCACACCACAAAATCAAGTTTAA
- a CDS encoding cupin domain-containing protein gives MNNIFDAIPKDLSNEVFEDLVSSDKVKIERIISKGHTSPDVGWYDQEQSEWVIIIAGSAIIGFDDKPSVTLKAGDYLNIPAHQKHKVAWTDPDVETVWLAVFY, from the coding sequence ATGAATAATATTTTTGATGCGATACCAAAAGATCTTAGCAATGAAGTATTTGAAGATTTGGTTAGCAGTGACAAGGTTAAAATAGAACGCATTATATCCAAAGGGCATACGTCACCGGATGTTGGTTGGTACGATCAAGAACAAAGTGAATGGGTGATTATTATCGCAGGTAGCGCGATAATTGGCTTTGATGACAAACCATCTGTGACGTTAAAAGCGGGGGATTATCTCAATATTCCTGCACACCAAAAACACAAAGTAGCATGGACAGATCCTGATGTTGAAACAGTTTGGCTAGCTGTTTTTTATTAG
- a CDS encoding GNAT family N-acetyltransferase, with the protein MEIRIDDLKGEEVALLLQEHHQDMLDHTPAESVHALDLTGLQAPDVTFWSAWIAGELAGCGAIKVIEAGHAELKSMRTSSTHLRQGVAQRLLTHILAEAKNQGITKVSLETGTPDSFIRAQKLYRDFGFNECAPFANYREDPYSLYMTKQIA; encoded by the coding sequence ATGGAAATTCGAATTGATGACCTAAAAGGCGAAGAGGTTGCTTTATTACTTCAGGAGCATCACCAAGACATGTTAGACCATACACCAGCAGAAAGTGTACACGCGTTAGATTTAACAGGATTACAAGCACCTGATGTGACATTTTGGAGTGCGTGGATCGCGGGTGAACTTGCCGGGTGTGGTGCGATTAAAGTGATTGAAGCAGGGCATGCTGAACTAAAATCAATGCGTACCTCTAGTACGCATTTACGACAAGGCGTTGCTCAACGACTATTAACGCATATCTTGGCGGAAGCAAAAAACCAAGGTATCACCAAAGTAAGTTTAGAAACGGGCACTCCAGATTCATTTATACGCGCTCAAAAATTATATAGAGATTTTGGCTTTAATGAGTGTGCGCCGTTTGCAAACTATCGTGAAGACCCGTACAGCTTATATATGACGAAACAGATCGCTTAA
- a CDS encoding LysE family translocator, with protein MNIELLLSLAIIHAVALASPGPDFALVVKLASQESRNTAIASAVGISIAILIHTILSLTGVSLIIKSSQTLYIIVQMVGASYLAWMGFGAVKGALQHWKAKVSVDNNMSKLNQLTPTQGFMQGLWTNLLNPKCMVFFIILFSAMITPDVSFMTKLVATVIMLVLSLIWFVFIALILSKPAIQQRVKKAAPAINLCTGLLFITVSSAIMYNLLASAMIFSESTI; from the coding sequence ATGAACATTGAACTGCTTTTATCTCTCGCTATTATTCACGCTGTTGCATTAGCCAGCCCAGGTCCAGACTTTGCTTTAGTGGTTAAACTCGCCAGCCAAGAATCAAGAAATACAGCCATCGCCTCTGCCGTGGGCATTTCTATCGCAATTTTAATTCATACCATTTTGAGCTTAACAGGCGTTAGTTTAATTATTAAAAGCTCACAAACCTTATATATCATTGTACAAATGGTAGGTGCGAGTTATTTAGCATGGATGGGGTTTGGTGCTGTAAAAGGCGCGCTACAACATTGGAAGGCGAAAGTATCAGTAGACAATAATATGTCAAAGCTTAATCAATTGACGCCAACACAAGGCTTCATGCAAGGTCTTTGGACTAACTTATTAAATCCGAAATGTATGGTGTTTTTCATCATCTTATTCTCAGCCATGATCACGCCCGATGTGAGCTTTATGACTAAGCTGGTCGCAACCGTTATCATGCTAGTATTATCACTCATTTGGTTTGTATTTATCGCGTTAATCTTATCGAAACCAGCCATTCAACAACGTGTAAAAAAAGCAGCACCAGCAATCAATTTATGTACTGGCCTGCTCTTTATCACTGTATCAAGCGCAATCATGTATAACTTACTCGCAAGTGCGATGATATTCAGTGAAAGTACTATCTAG
- a CDS encoding AraC family transcriptional regulator, protein MSANDKKIELIEYWHNPALPNIELSSAKVEKFSFERHVHLDYHIGIVTSGCQQYLHQGKQYHLAPGFISTLNPDEAHNGENITLGGYQSHVMALPVDYMNDISREMNQAETFFNAPLINNTVLSHAFLHLHKLLTTDQETDAQLHIETAMMAFITELFIQNSGTHNGSMPSQKHTSTKQLSALQLNYIKTLFHDEPGQAFQLDELAQNLDLSKFQFLRQFKQSMGMTPHAYLKRVRLEYAKKALMKGGNLSDVAYQVGFFDQSHFNKAFKSAYLITPSHFQRRVL, encoded by the coding sequence ATGAGTGCCAATGATAAAAAAATAGAACTAATCGAATATTGGCACAATCCGGCATTGCCGAATATTGAACTCAGTTCAGCAAAGGTTGAGAAATTTTCTTTTGAGCGCCATGTGCACCTTGATTACCACATTGGCATTGTGACAAGTGGCTGCCAGCAATATCTACATCAAGGCAAACAGTATCATCTTGCACCCGGTTTTATCTCCACGCTAAACCCAGATGAAGCGCACAACGGTGAAAATATTACATTAGGTGGCTATCAATCCCATGTAATGGCTTTGCCTGTTGATTATATGAATGATATTAGTCGCGAGATGAATCAAGCTGAAACCTTCTTTAACGCGCCCTTAATCAACAACACCGTGTTATCTCATGCATTTTTACATTTGCATAAACTGTTAACTACAGATCAAGAAACCGATGCACAACTGCACATTGAAACAGCCATGATGGCATTTATCACTGAGCTTTTTATACAAAATAGCGGTACACACAATGGCAGCATGCCATCACAGAAACACACATCAACAAAGCAATTATCGGCGCTGCAATTAAACTACATTAAAACGTTATTTCACGATGAACCCGGTCAAGCGTTCCAACTAGATGAATTGGCACAAAACCTTGACCTCAGCAAGTTTCAATTTTTACGCCAATTCAAGCAATCGATGGGAATGACACCGCACGCTTATTTGAAAAGGGTGCGTTTAGAGTATGCGAAAAAAGCCTTAATGAAAGGAGGAAACTTGTCTGATGTTGCCTATCAAGTTGGTTTCTTTGACCAAAGCCATTTTAATAAAGCATTCAAAAGTGCTTATCTGATTACCCCCTCTCATTTTCAGCGCCGTGTGCTTTAA
- a CDS encoding DUF1501 domain-containing protein translates to MKVSRRNFIKGSLALSATPALSACNSETESSPTSDNTGPKALVGIFLFGGNDAYNMIIPRTDNAYAQYQAARPNIAIDQKQLIDTGLKTKTGPFNESVEIGLHPAMSALKPIFARGNANVIVNSGQLVQPLINHDKSSALYPEFLMAHNLQQTMWQSGALNMSDRQGWAGRMVDKMNMAGMYSPLISINGDKKWLRSNSHEQMQMAASGPGDYKGINTQTFESMTTLWDQSYRNLYPDNYGPHMRSRYLENENLKDILSTVDADKYAYPDSKLGGQLNMVGRLLRARDQLDQTHQIFMVGIGGFDTHNNQLVDHDALLTHVAEAMAAFQQELEQEGIAEQVTTFTMSDFGRRIMANNSGTDHGWAGHQLIMGGAVKGINQDDLAIGRWPDLAPNSEYDHNKGRLIPEIAADQVNAELAKWFGYPTDSINDLFPNLPYFKDIEKPILFR, encoded by the coding sequence ATGAAAGTAAGTAGACGTAATTTTATTAAAGGCAGCTTAGCACTAAGTGCCACCCCTGCACTTAGTGCCTGTAACAGCGAAACAGAGTCTTCGCCAACAAGTGATAATACTGGCCCTAAAGCATTAGTCGGTATTTTTCTATTCGGTGGTAATGACGCTTACAACATGATCATTCCACGCACGGATAATGCGTATGCACAATACCAAGCAGCTCGTCCAAATATTGCTATCGACCAAAAACAATTAATTGATACCGGTTTAAAAACTAAAACTGGACCTTTTAATGAATCGGTTGAAATAGGCTTACATCCAGCGATGTCAGCGCTAAAACCGATATTTGCACGTGGTAATGCCAATGTCATTGTCAATTCAGGCCAGCTTGTTCAACCCCTCATTAATCATGATAAAAGTAGTGCTTTATATCCTGAATTTCTCATGGCGCATAACCTGCAACAAACGATGTGGCAATCAGGCGCATTAAATATGTCTGATCGCCAAGGCTGGGCAGGTCGAATGGTAGATAAGATGAATATGGCAGGCATGTATTCACCACTAATTTCAATTAATGGTGATAAGAAATGGTTACGGAGTAACAGCCATGAACAAATGCAAATGGCGGCATCGGGCCCCGGTGATTATAAAGGCATTAACACCCAAACATTTGAGTCGATGACGACACTTTGGGATCAGTCTTATCGCAATTTATACCCTGATAATTACGGCCCCCACATGCGTAGCCGCTATTTGGAAAATGAAAACCTAAAAGACATTTTATCAACCGTTGATGCAGACAAATACGCTTACCCCGACTCTAAGCTTGGTGGTCAGTTGAATATGGTAGGTCGTTTATTACGGGCTCGTGATCAACTTGATCAAACCCATCAAATTTTTATGGTTGGTATTGGTGGTTTTGATACACATAACAATCAACTCGTCGATCATGATGCGCTATTAACACACGTAGCTGAAGCCATGGCTGCATTCCAGCAGGAATTAGAGCAAGAAGGCATTGCCGAACAAGTAACGACGTTTACCATGTCTGATTTTGGTCGACGCATCATGGCAAATAACTCAGGGACAGATCATGGCTGGGCTGGACATCAACTGATTATGGGTGGCGCTGTAAAAGGGATAAATCAAGATGACTTAGCGATTGGTCGATGGCCTGATCTTGCCCCAAACAGTGAATATGATCATAACAAAGGACGCTTGATTCCAGAAATAGCAGCAGATCAAGTCAATGCTGAATTGGCTAAGTGGTTTGGCTACCCTACCGATTCAATCAACGATCTATTTCCCAACTTACCCTATTTTAAAGATATAGAAAAACCAATACTGTTTAGATAA